The Candidatus Delongbacteria bacterium nucleotide sequence TAGAAGCGGGACTTATTGTTGAGCTAAAACCCTTAAGAGATGATTTGAAATTCGAAATTGCTGAGAAGCTTAAAAAGAAATATGAGTTAGAGATTTCAGATGAAATTCTATCTTTGATTTTCAATAATGGTAATACTCAATTGGAAGCTAGAAATCTACATGGTATCATTAAATATATCCATTATATTGAAAAAGTGAAGAAAGAAAAAATCTCATTACTAGACCTGATTAAGATTTATGAGGAGTATAATTTAAATAAATCGGTCAAATTAATAGGAGGAGAATTTGAGTAGGACATCGGATGCAATAAAAATGCTAACACTTTTATCTAGTGGTAGAAAGTACTCAAAAAAAGAGATAGCAGAATATCTTGATACTAATGACAGAAATATTTATGAGTTAAAAAAAGAGATTGAAGATGCTGGATATCTTTTTGAAGATCTGAAAGGCAGATATGGTGGTTACGCGTTGAGTAGAGAAGGACTTATGTGTATTCCAAGATACTCAGAAGATGAAGAAAAAGCAGTAATAGATTTAGCAAATAGAATTAACCTTGATAGTGAAGTGATTAACCAAAAAATAACAAACGAGGTTCTCAATAAGATGACTGCTTTGCTAAAAATGCAAAAGGCAGATAATCACATATACGTGAGTAATGAAAGAAAGGTAATAGATAAAAATCAGTTAGATCAAAATTATAATATTTTGAAAAATGCTATTAAAAATAATAATAAAATTAGATGTGAGTATTCGTCCTACAGCAGAACAAGAGAAAGAATATTAAATCCATACGACTTAGCTCTTATCAATGGAAAGTGGTATGCAGTTTGCTTTGACGTAGAAGATCAATTGTTTAAGACATTGAAGATCAATAGGTTTTCAAATGTGAGTATTTTAGAGTCAAAATTTTGGATAGACCCATCATATAAGCTAAGTAATTTTGTTGACAACAATGGTCTTGTAAACATTGGAGATGATGTTAGGTTAACCCTAAAAATCTCAGGAGCATACATGAAGGATTTGATGGAAAACAATATTGGTAGTGATGTGCATATTGAGAACTATGGTAGTTTTATAATATATCACGCTATAATGAGAGGAGAATATAAAATAAAACACTTTGTAATGAGCATGGGACAG carries:
- a CDS encoding WYL domain-containing transcriptional regulator: MSRTSDAIKMLTLLSSGRKYSKKEIAEYLDTNDRNIYELKKEIEDAGYLFEDLKGRYGGYALSREGLMCIPRYSEDEEKAVIDLANRINLDSEVINQKITNEVLNKMTALLKMQKADNHIYVSNERKVIDKNQLDQNYNILKNAIKNNNKIRCEYSSYSRTRERILNPYDLALINGKWYAVCFDVEDQLFKTLKINRFSNVSILESKFWIDPSYKLSNFVDNNGLVNIGDDVRLTLKISGAYMKDLMENNIGSDVHIENYGSFIIYHAIMRGEYKIKHFVMSMGQDCIVVEPEALKLEIMNEIKTMLAIYKELTSHGGNCE